One genomic segment of Nitrospirae bacterium YQR-1 includes these proteins:
- a CDS encoding insulinase family protein: MTVIYKVNKPKSRNGFLFFITGLILPLLLLSCAGLDGNFDSSGYIKDTESTEQTKLYNLPNGLKVIIIEDHRSPIATFQVWYRVGSRNEKTGKTGISHLLEHMMFKGTESHASKVFSNLIQKNGGTDNAFTTKNYTMYYQTVASDRIGISIEMEADRMSNLLLLEGDVNSERKVVMEERRLRIDDDPQDLLIEELTSKAFTQHPYGNPIIGSMQDIEQISRDDLYRYYKTYYSPDNAVIIIAGDVDPEKIMEQVSKHFGKIRRGPSKDVDISPEPVQSQEKRITLKKQAKLPFLIMAYHVPSVPEKDSYAVDVMTIIMSGKSGRLYRSLVKEQRVALNAFSFYSGLYIDPYLFYIGGTTKTMEDIEVLEKALNLEIEKLKTEPLTGRELQKAKNMVESSFIMGQDSIFFQAEILGMYEMLGNRRLKDEYLKEIRNVTTDDVMRVVKKYFVPTNRTVGVLIPQ, encoded by the coding sequence ATGACAGTGATATACAAGGTGAATAAGCCAAAGTCCCGTAATGGATTTCTTTTTTTTATAACAGGGTTGATTCTGCCGTTACTGCTTCTGTCATGTGCAGGTTTAGACGGAAATTTCGATTCATCCGGTTACATAAAAGACACAGAGAGCACAGAACAGACAAAGCTATATAACCTGCCAAACGGTCTTAAGGTAATTATCATAGAGGACCACAGAAGCCCCATAGCCACCTTCCAGGTGTGGTATCGGGTAGGTTCCAGAAATGAAAAAACCGGCAAAACCGGTATAAGCCACCTCCTTGAACATATGATGTTTAAGGGTACTGAAAGTCACGCCTCCAAGGTGTTTTCAAACCTCATCCAGAAAAACGGCGGCACAGACAACGCCTTTACAACAAAAAACTATACTATGTACTACCAGACTGTGGCCTCAGACAGAATCGGCATTTCAATAGAGATGGAGGCAGACAGGATGTCCAACCTGTTGCTACTGGAAGGGGATGTCAACTCGGAGCGAAAGGTGGTCATGGAAGAGCGCAGACTCAGAATTGATGACGACCCTCAGGATTTGCTTATAGAGGAACTAACATCTAAAGCCTTTACACAGCATCCATATGGTAATCCGATAATCGGTTCAATGCAGGACATCGAACAGATATCACGAGATGATTTGTACCGGTATTATAAGACATATTACAGCCCTGACAATGCAGTCATTATAATAGCTGGAGACGTTGACCCGGAAAAGATCATGGAGCAGGTGAGCAAACATTTCGGAAAAATCAGGCGAGGTCCGTCTAAAGATGTAGATATCTCACCTGAGCCCGTGCAGAGTCAGGAAAAACGCATAACACTAAAGAAACAGGCTAAATTGCCGTTTTTAATCATGGCTTACCACGTACCCTCAGTGCCTGAAAAGGACAGTTATGCCGTGGATGTGATGACCATAATAATGTCTGGCAAAAGCGGAAGACTCTACCGGAGCCTTGTAAAGGAACAGAGGGTCGCTCTCAATGCTTTTTCTTTCTACAGCGGGCTCTACATTGATCCTTATCTTTTTTATATAGGTGGAACCACAAAAACAATGGAGGACATTGAGGTGCTTGAAAAAGCGCTAAATCTTGAAATAGAAAAACTTAAAACTGAGCCGCTTACCGGCAGAGAGCTTCAAAAGGCAAAAAATATGGTTGAATCATCATTTATAATGGGACAGGATTCCATTTTCTTTCAGGCTGAAATACTGGGAATGTATGAGATGCTTGGCAACAGGC
- a CDS encoding hemolysin family protein encodes MWIEVFLVVAFILFSGFFACAEIAVVTSRKAKVEALAKEGKGAAKTLLSLIENPNRFLATVQVGVTIGGGVASALGGVLAIEVLKPIIAELPVKIIAGWAEPLAIGLVICITSYLTLILGELVPKSIALMFPEKVALFVAKPISSFSKLSSIIVNILSASTNILLRPFGKTAFTDRALISHEEIKLLIKEGKEKGIFDLAEQELIHSVFEFNDISVKEVMVPTGQVVALSLDDPLQSVLSRIYEEQYSRYPVYSKEINNILGIIHTKDVCNMLSKKIEINLRKLLRPPFYVPETLMISTLLAEMRKKRMHMAIAVNEHGLVTGIVTIEDLLEEIVGEIRDEHDTEQPVIDIGNNTYIVYASINIRDLKDDYNIELPESPQYDTLAGFVLTTLQKIPKSGETIELPQMKLTVVEVVHTRVAKVKIELNNKQEVINDSDIQGE; translated from the coding sequence ATGTGGATTGAAGTATTTCTTGTTGTAGCGTTTATTTTATTTAGTGGTTTTTTTGCCTGTGCTGAAATAGCGGTTGTTACATCTCGCAAAGCAAAAGTGGAGGCTCTTGCAAAAGAGGGTAAAGGGGCTGCTAAGACTCTGTTGTCTTTAATAGAAAATCCAAACAGATTTCTGGCCACGGTTCAGGTAGGAGTTACAATAGGCGGTGGTGTGGCCTCCGCCCTGGGTGGTGTTTTAGCTATTGAGGTGCTAAAGCCGATAATTGCAGAGCTGCCTGTTAAGATTATTGCCGGTTGGGCCGAGCCTCTGGCCATTGGTTTGGTTATTTGTATTACATCGTATCTGACTTTAATTTTAGGTGAACTGGTTCCTAAGTCCATAGCTCTTATGTTTCCTGAAAAAGTGGCTCTTTTTGTGGCTAAACCCATTTCATCTTTTTCTAAACTAAGTTCGATTATCGTTAACATCCTTTCTGCAAGCACCAATATTTTGCTTAGACCTTTTGGTAAAACCGCCTTTACCGACAGAGCGTTAATCTCTCATGAGGAAATAAAACTACTTATAAAGGAAGGGAAAGAAAAAGGAATCTTTGATTTGGCCGAACAGGAACTTATTCATAGTGTCTTTGAATTTAACGATATATCTGTAAAAGAGGTTATGGTGCCCACAGGGCAGGTGGTCGCCCTGTCCCTTGATGATCCGCTTCAGAGCGTACTTAGCAGGATTTACGAGGAACAGTACTCACGCTATCCTGTTTACAGTAAAGAGATAAACAACATTCTCGGCATCATTCATACAAAAGATGTATGTAATATGTTGTCAAAGAAGATAGAGATAAATCTCAGAAAGCTGTTGAGACCTCCGTTTTATGTGCCTGAGACCCTCATGATCAGCACACTTTTGGCGGAAATGAGAAAGAAGCGTATGCACATGGCTATTGCCGTTAACGAACATGGCCTGGTTACCGGAATTGTTACAATTGAGGACCTTCTTGAGGAAATAGTCGGGGAAATCAGAGACGAACATGATACGGAACAGCCGGTCATTGACATTGGAAATAATACTTACATTGTCTATGCCTCAATTAATATCAGAGACCTGAAAGATGACTATAACATAGAGCTTCCCGAGTCTCCTCAATATGACACACTTGCAGGGTTTGTTCTGACCACACTTCAAAAAATCCCCAAAAGCGGTGAAACAATCGAGCTGCCTCAGATGAAACTTACTGTTGTTGAGGTAGTTCATACAAGGGTAGCCAAAGTTAAAATTGAACTAAACAACAAACAAGAGGTGATTAATGACAGTGATATACAAGGTGAATAA